One stretch of Priestia megaterium DNA includes these proteins:
- a CDS encoding ATP-grasp domain-containing protein, whose product MPLQNKHLAVVLQNTYLPFIFEEAEALGIKVTFFYNQEEVEPKHLKNVQNFIPIDLFHTPDKALEIIKAEHHKNPFDGIMTLYEPALEFVSQLTEKLNLPGLSPFVISNCRNKQKMREVLKDNDLNTPYFKEVENTEELKNLSLPYPVVVKPSNGFSSQGVSRANNKKELIDSIEKVRRVNEEDLSKFTKNKTGMVIEQFIDGPEFAIETFSVEGEVYVLSIGYKGNSKGPFFEEGVYIAPAQLEENVWQSIAQEAARAANALGIEDGPAHIELRLDPLGKPYVIEIGARIGGSGISHYIVKESTGINYMELVFYYVLGLKPPALKNEKKRKKVVGNYIIPVQGHGIFKEIRGLEDVRIDTEVKRVIQFITKGTDILPYPHFSGYPGFILTTHDSYSDCEQYYSYLDNKVKIVYKNKVNA is encoded by the coding sequence ATGCCGTTACAAAATAAGCATCTAGCAGTTGTGTTACAAAATACATATTTACCGTTTATTTTTGAAGAAGCAGAAGCTCTCGGAATTAAAGTGACGTTTTTTTATAACCAAGAAGAAGTAGAACCTAAGCATCTTAAAAACGTACAAAATTTCATACCCATTGATTTATTTCACACCCCAGACAAAGCTCTTGAGATTATTAAAGCAGAGCATCACAAAAATCCTTTTGACGGCATTATGACATTATATGAGCCAGCGTTAGAGTTTGTATCTCAGCTGACAGAAAAATTAAACTTACCGGGCTTATCACCGTTTGTGATTAGTAACTGTCGCAATAAACAGAAGATGAGAGAGGTTTTAAAAGATAATGATCTTAACACTCCGTATTTTAAAGAGGTTGAAAATACGGAGGAATTAAAGAATCTTTCACTGCCTTATCCTGTCGTAGTAAAACCTTCTAACGGATTTTCCAGTCAAGGTGTATCACGAGCGAATAATAAAAAGGAACTGATTGACAGCATAGAAAAAGTGAGACGCGTAAATGAAGAAGACCTAAGTAAATTCACAAAAAATAAAACGGGCATGGTAATTGAGCAATTTATAGACGGACCAGAGTTTGCTATTGAGACGTTTTCTGTAGAAGGAGAAGTTTATGTACTTTCTATAGGTTATAAAGGAAATTCCAAAGGACCTTTTTTTGAAGAAGGTGTTTATATAGCTCCAGCTCAGCTAGAAGAAAACGTTTGGCAATCTATTGCACAAGAAGCAGCTAGAGCAGCAAATGCTTTAGGAATTGAGGATGGACCGGCTCATATTGAATTACGCCTGGATCCATTGGGAAAACCTTATGTGATTGAAATAGGAGCGCGTATTGGAGGGTCTGGTATTTCTCATTATATCGTAAAGGAAAGTACAGGTATTAACTATATGGAGCTAGTTTTTTACTATGTATTAGGATTAAAACCTCCTGCATTAAAAAATGAAAAAAAACGAAAGAAAGTGGTGGGCAACTACATTATTCCTGTGCAAGGCCATGGGATTTTTAAAGAAATTCGAGGCTTAGAAGACGTGCGTATAGATACTGAAGTAAAAAGGGTTATTCAATTTATAACTAAAGGGACAGACATTTTACCATATCCGCACTTTTCAGGTTACCCTGGATTTATTTTAACCACTCATGACTCTTATTCCGACTGTGAGCAGTATTACAGCTATTTAGATAACAAAGTAAAAATCGTTTATAAAAATAAAGTAAACGCATAG
- a CDS encoding iron-containing alcohol dehydrogenase: MENFIYHNPTKLIFGKDQLQALSEELPKYGKNILLVYGGGSIKKNGLYDQVLTLLKELNVNIHELAGVEPNPRLSTVRKGIEICRNENIDFMLAVGGGSVIDCTKAIAAGAEYEGDVWDIINKKVTATKALPFGTVLTLAATGSEMNPDSVITNWEANEKYVWGSAVTHPVFSILDPVNTMSVPRDQTIYGMVDMMSHVFEQYFHNVKNTPLQDRMCYSVLQTVIETAPKLLEDLQSYEHRETILYSGTIALNGTLQMGYFGDWASHTIEHAVSAVYDIPHAGGLAILFPNWMRHVVDQDVTRMKRVMTSMFNIETTGKSDKEIALEGIDKLSAFWSSLGAPSRLADYDIGEERLDEIAGIAAREMEHGGFGNFKKLNKDDILAILKASL, translated from the coding sequence ATGGAAAATTTCATTTATCATAATCCCACAAAACTCATCTTCGGAAAAGATCAGCTTCAAGCATTATCAGAAGAACTCCCGAAATACGGAAAAAATATTTTGCTTGTTTACGGCGGAGGAAGCATTAAGAAAAACGGTTTATACGATCAAGTTCTTACACTGTTAAAAGAGCTAAACGTAAACATACACGAGTTAGCGGGAGTAGAGCCTAACCCTCGACTATCTACGGTGCGAAAAGGAATTGAAATTTGCCGAAATGAAAACATTGACTTCATGTTAGCAGTCGGCGGAGGAAGCGTTATTGACTGCACAAAAGCAATCGCTGCCGGAGCTGAGTATGAAGGAGACGTCTGGGATATCATTAACAAAAAAGTAACGGCTACAAAAGCACTGCCGTTTGGCACGGTATTAACATTGGCAGCAACAGGTTCTGAAATGAATCCTGATTCCGTTATTACGAACTGGGAAGCAAATGAAAAATACGTTTGGGGCAGCGCTGTTACGCACCCTGTATTTTCTATATTAGATCCTGTGAACACGATGTCTGTTCCTAGAGATCAAACTATTTACGGCATGGTAGACATGATGAGTCACGTGTTTGAACAATATTTTCATAACGTGAAAAACACGCCTTTACAAGATCGTATGTGCTATTCTGTATTACAAACAGTAATTGAAACAGCGCCGAAGTTACTAGAAGATCTGCAAAGCTACGAACACCGCGAAACGATTTTATATTCCGGAACAATCGCATTAAACGGAACACTTCAAATGGGCTACTTTGGCGATTGGGCTTCACATACAATTGAACACGCGGTATCAGCGGTATATGACATTCCTCATGCGGGCGGTTTAGCAATCCTATTCCCAAATTGGATGCGACACGTTGTAGATCAAGATGTAACTCGTATGAAGCGTGTAATGACAAGCATGTTCAATATTGAAACTACAGGTAAAAGCGACAAGGAAATTGCGTTAGAAGGAATCGATAAGCTAAGCGCTTTTTGGTCAAGCCTTGGTGCACCTTCTCGCTTAGCGGATTACGATATCGGAGAAGAGCGACTAGACGAAATTGCTGGAATTGCTGCTCGTGAAATGGAGCACGGAGGTTTCGGTAACTTTAAAAAACTAAATAAAGATGATATTTTAGCTATTTTAAAAGCGTCATTGTAA
- a CDS encoding SunI/YnzG family protein, whose translation MFTPTISVRKINDNLIIKWQLAHFTIPLEDILEVMEDDTYGGKEANAIRIGPPYGTTDRIFIKTTNKNYLLFTSNAPAILNEINS comes from the coding sequence ATGTTTACACCAACTATCAGTGTCCGAAAAATAAATGATAATCTCATTATAAAATGGCAGCTTGCACACTTCACGATTCCGTTAGAAGACATTCTTGAAGTAATGGAAGATGACACGTACGGAGGTAAAGAAGCAAACGCCATTCGAATTGGCCCTCCGTACGGAACGACTGACCGCATCTTTATAAAAACGACCAATAAAAACTATCTGTTATTTACCTCAAACGCACCGGCTATATTAAACGAAATAAATTCATAA
- a CDS encoding DMT family transporter — translation MISKLTRIHVHLLFCLLAVIGGTTWAFQKTGLKDSLPLWSAGMRFLIASLIIALYLLFTKKMAVSKEVVIISALNGILYFALPFGSVYWASVYLPSGLVSVLAASISVFALLFNRLFKGTPATKGQKIGVVMCLIGMSVVFGNQLFIQGNVIQIVAMIVILMAMLGSAFITVQVQSRIKSLPIMTFNSFSMLSGGGCLLIVSLFIENGNRTFSGVSLISLLYLAIIGSVLGFSINIYLLKKWHISKATAHLFISPVIALYVGFVFLGETLNKQVYIGTAFVIAGVIFINLKKQIEKNTNNSTLKSSKNISAK, via the coding sequence GTGATTTCTAAATTAACCCGTATTCATGTACATCTTTTGTTTTGTCTATTAGCCGTCATCGGGGGAACGACATGGGCTTTTCAAAAGACTGGATTAAAGGATAGCTTGCCTCTATGGTCAGCAGGTATGAGGTTTTTAATTGCTAGTTTAATAATTGCCCTCTACCTCTTATTCACAAAAAAAATGGCCGTTTCAAAAGAAGTAGTAATCATTTCAGCATTAAACGGAATTTTGTACTTTGCTCTACCGTTTGGTTCTGTTTATTGGGCATCTGTCTATTTGCCAAGCGGGCTTGTTTCCGTTTTAGCTGCCAGCATTTCAGTGTTTGCCCTTTTATTTAATCGTTTATTTAAAGGAACACCAGCTACAAAAGGACAAAAGATAGGTGTAGTCATGTGCTTAATTGGTATGAGCGTTGTATTTGGAAATCAGCTGTTTATACAGGGAAATGTTATTCAAATAGTAGCAATGATCGTCATTTTAATGGCTATGCTAGGTTCTGCTTTTATAACTGTTCAAGTTCAATCTCGCATAAAATCCTTGCCTATTATGACCTTTAATTCTTTTTCGATGCTAAGTGGAGGCGGTTGTTTACTGATTGTTAGTTTATTTATAGAGAATGGAAACCGCACTTTCTCTGGGGTTAGTCTTATCTCATTATTATACTTGGCCATTATAGGGTCGGTCTTGGGGTTTTCTATTAATATTTATTTATTAAAAAAATGGCATATATCAAAGGCAACGGCGCATTTATTTATTTCACCGGTTATCGCCTTATATGTAGGATTTGTCTTTTTAGGTGAAACATTAAACAAACAGGTCTATATAGGTACAGCGTTTGTAATAGCAGGGGTTATATTTATTAACTTAAAAAAGCAAATAGAGAAAAACACAAATAACTCTACTCTTAAATCATCTAAAAATATTTCTGCTAAGTAG
- a CDS encoding DUF6421 family protein produces the protein MLTKNHTQSLVELLNDKIVPALYEIRKYQGPNGEVKRNYEKARELLLKVVAETETMYNSLNLPEVWNALKNDVCDWIERGLDQAPYFDQMLIAYSPPANGEATFFLGPIVTPNGPTKRGFYLEAFIAVRDEPEIMKSIEADLPHPKNGCESLKLLAGTQGFMEGKCIVFFPENVKTKEKVTSQNFAIFFFNKFHSIYNEDTLKRAYSIFPDFNFKSHTMNREDTYQARVIWGYLHDYYHHCGNKPFDQHIQAKMNFFAGILEEVKVDCQTVLTLHKRKYPFWEEITEFVLFERLLRYPSQHNAPRNFDSGTGFFLFSWLVANGRSISRKGDHAYLDLDICLKELDLLVKEIEELEMIQSDLDYKEEAEHYVRKYLLPSENGDKFIIPDNYFINQQNKKIEVPYLLFDDHNL, from the coding sequence ATGTTAACAAAAAATCACACTCAAAGTTTAGTGGAGTTATTAAACGATAAAATAGTACCTGCTCTATATGAGATAAGAAAATATCAGGGCCCAAATGGAGAGGTCAAAAGAAATTACGAAAAAGCTAGAGAGCTCTTATTAAAAGTAGTTGCTGAAACTGAAACAATGTATAACTCTTTAAATTTACCTGAAGTGTGGAATGCATTAAAAAATGACGTATGTGATTGGATCGAAAGAGGACTCGATCAAGCTCCTTATTTTGATCAAATGTTAATTGCTTATAGCCCGCCTGCAAACGGGGAGGCGACGTTCTTTTTAGGACCGATTGTAACGCCTAATGGCCCTACAAAAAGAGGGTTTTATTTAGAAGCCTTTATCGCCGTTCGCGATGAACCTGAAATCATGAAATCCATTGAAGCAGACCTTCCTCATCCTAAAAATGGATGTGAATCTTTAAAGCTGTTGGCTGGTACTCAAGGATTTATGGAAGGGAAGTGTATTGTATTTTTCCCTGAGAATGTAAAAACAAAAGAAAAGGTAACAAGTCAAAACTTCGCGATATTTTTCTTTAATAAATTTCACAGCATATACAATGAGGATACATTAAAAAGAGCGTATTCTATCTTTCCTGATTTTAACTTTAAATCTCATACTATGAATAGAGAAGACACCTATCAGGCAAGGGTAATCTGGGGATATCTGCATGATTATTACCATCACTGCGGAAATAAACCTTTTGACCAACATATACAGGCGAAAATGAATTTTTTTGCAGGCATACTAGAAGAAGTTAAAGTAGATTGCCAGACAGTGCTGACTCTTCATAAAAGAAAATATCCTTTTTGGGAAGAGATAACGGAATTTGTTCTCTTTGAACGACTTTTAAGATACCCTAGTCAGCATAATGCACCCCGAAACTTTGATTCTGGAACAGGATTTTTTCTTTTTAGCTGGTTAGTTGCAAATGGGCGTTCAATATCCCGAAAAGGAGACCATGCTTATTTAGATTTAGACATATGCTTAAAAGAACTGGATCTTTTAGTAAAAGAAATTGAAGAACTTGAAATGATTCAAAGTGACCTTGACTATAAAGAAGAAGCTGAACATTATGTTCGAAAATACTTATTACCTAGTGAGAACGGTGATAAATTTATTATCCCGGACAATTACTTTATTAATCAGCAAAATAAAAAGATTGAAGTTCCATACTTACTATTCGATGACCATAATCTTTAA
- a CDS encoding MFS transporter yields the protein MKKFALASYALYLLGGLVITAVGSVLPQLLTHYHVSYTVGGQLVLLGSLGFLIGVPLSSFLLGRFSEMNLLTIAALMIALSQIGMLLLPPFQWIIVFNFLNGIGVAALEVVVATLMMEVFIGRRAIVMSYLEVSFGLGALLMPLVASLLISQSSWRFSFFITSVLALLMVVVCKVIPFKKETVSTSESDASDASSEPAPVLSKNQRWKILALFSVMIFMYAGVESSMNNFLSSIFITYLDVIPSQATLSISVFWVAMLIGRVATGWIIRIVTYERYLFGSIGGTIVSLVLFIVLKEAVAGYILLGFLGLAMSGIYSITMVYANHTFTGSARIVTSLITGFSGLGGAIFPALIGFTMDASGITSALWYITAFACLYLLALCIIFFVQRDAKQKSNDHVQAMK from the coding sequence ATGAAAAAATTTGCGCTAGCTTCATATGCGCTTTATTTGCTAGGCGGATTAGTCATTACAGCCGTAGGGTCCGTCTTACCGCAATTGTTAACACATTATCATGTGTCCTATACAGTTGGCGGGCAGCTTGTATTATTAGGGTCTTTAGGATTTTTGATAGGAGTTCCGCTTTCTTCTTTTCTATTAGGACGCTTCAGCGAAATGAATTTACTTACAATCGCGGCATTAATGATAGCGTTATCACAGATAGGTATGCTTTTGCTGCCTCCATTTCAATGGATTATCGTATTCAATTTCTTAAACGGTATTGGTGTAGCAGCATTGGAAGTAGTTGTAGCTACTTTAATGATGGAAGTATTTATCGGTAGAAGAGCTATTGTCATGAGCTATTTAGAAGTATCATTTGGCTTAGGTGCGCTGTTGATGCCGTTAGTAGCTAGCTTATTGATTTCACAGAGCAGCTGGAGATTTTCATTTTTTATAACAAGTGTACTAGCTTTACTAATGGTTGTAGTCTGTAAAGTGATTCCTTTTAAAAAAGAGACTGTTTCAACTTCAGAAAGTGATGCTTCAGATGCCAGTTCAGAGCCTGCGCCTGTGCTTTCTAAGAATCAAAGGTGGAAAATACTTGCTCTTTTTAGTGTGATGATTTTTATGTACGCTGGAGTAGAAAGCAGTATGAATAATTTTCTTTCATCTATTTTTATCACATATCTAGACGTAATTCCCTCACAGGCTACTTTGAGCATAAGCGTTTTTTGGGTGGCTATGCTAATAGGACGAGTAGCCACTGGATGGATTATTCGAATCGTTACATACGAACGGTATCTTTTTGGCAGCATTGGAGGAACAATTGTGAGTTTAGTGCTGTTTATCGTGTTAAAAGAAGCAGTAGCAGGCTATATTTTATTAGGGTTTTTAGGGCTTGCAATGTCAGGTATCTATTCGATAACGATGGTATATGCTAACCATACGTTTACTGGATCTGCTCGTATTGTAACAAGTTTAATTACTGGTTTTTCAGGGCTTGGAGGAGCTATTTTCCCTGCACTTATTGGCTTTACTATGGACGCAAGCGGAATTACCTCAGCACTTTGGTACATAACAGCTTTTGCATGTTTATATCTTCTGGCGCTTTGCATCATTTTTTTCGTTCAGCGTGATGCAAAACAAAAATCTAATGACCATGTACAAGCTATGAAATAA
- a CDS encoding cell wall hydrolase, with protein sequence MIKKLVIAIAMLIPSFGAGYSAFAAAPAHEQHIQVNKNDKELLARLVSAEAKGEPYAGKVAVATVVLNRMDSSKFPDTVKGVIYQKGQYSPVSNGQINKPADKDSKKAVEEAINFQGQGKGSLFFFNPDKTGDQWLRQKQETIKIGHHVFAK encoded by the coding sequence ATGATAAAGAAACTAGTGATTGCTATAGCAATGCTTATCCCAAGTTTTGGTGCAGGTTACTCAGCATTTGCTGCAGCGCCCGCTCATGAACAGCACATTCAAGTAAATAAAAATGATAAAGAATTATTAGCTCGTCTTGTATCAGCTGAAGCCAAAGGAGAGCCTTATGCAGGCAAAGTAGCCGTGGCGACAGTTGTATTAAATAGAATGGACAGCAGCAAATTCCCGGACACTGTAAAAGGCGTTATTTATCAAAAAGGTCAGTATAGTCCGGTCAGCAACGGTCAAATTAATAAACCTGCAGACAAAGATTCAAAAAAAGCTGTAGAAGAAGCAATTAACTTCCAAGGTCAAGGGAAAGGTTCATTATTCTTCTTTAATCCTGATAAAACGGGAGATCAATGGCTGCGCCAAAAACAAGAAACAATTAAAATAGGACATCATGTATTTGCAAAATAA
- a CDS encoding valine--pyruvate transaminase, with protein MTALHLSKIGNKMTNKVGVRAIMHDIQKVLNSDLNQYVNLSAGNPAILPQVYEMWEEALRDIVNDKQLKNLISQYGSSYGTHELIDCIREYFFTNYRIKLDREQVLITSGSQNLFFLALNSFCGTSKEGRVKKALIPMLPDYAGYSGVALEEGVIEGIPPILSKIDHHTFRYEFNKQAFKDKIAQDPDVGAVVLSRPNNPSGNILSEEAVQLISQVCKDYNIPLLIDSAYAPPFPAINFIEMDPIIHDNIIHCMSLSKAGLPGERIGIAIGKSDFIKVMEAFQSNILIHSSRLGQRMVVNTLKSGNLPEISANYIRTHYKQKHDYLKNLLTTRMPDDIPWYLHKAEGSLFGWLWLEGLPFSDNDLYNKLKAENLIVVPGGSFFHGSQSSSHNRECIRISLTATDEELKKGIDILSSVVKEIYNSNFIFQTEKI; from the coding sequence GTGACTGCTTTGCATTTAAGTAAAATAGGAAACAAAATGACTAATAAAGTAGGCGTTCGCGCTATTATGCATGACATCCAAAAAGTGCTCAATTCCGATCTCAATCAATATGTGAATTTAAGCGCTGGCAACCCTGCTATCCTCCCTCAAGTTTATGAAATGTGGGAAGAAGCTTTAAGAGATATTGTGAACGACAAACAATTAAAAAATTTGATTAGCCAATATGGTTCTAGTTACGGTACGCATGAATTAATTGATTGCATAAGAGAATACTTCTTTACGAATTATCGTATTAAACTGGACAGAGAACAAGTCTTGATCACTTCGGGAAGTCAAAATCTCTTTTTTTTAGCTTTAAATTCGTTTTGCGGTACAAGTAAAGAAGGAAGAGTGAAAAAAGCATTAATACCTATGCTGCCAGATTACGCTGGGTATAGTGGAGTCGCGCTCGAGGAAGGTGTAATAGAAGGAATTCCTCCTATCCTCTCAAAGATTGATCATCATACGTTTCGTTATGAATTTAACAAACAGGCATTTAAAGATAAAATAGCTCAGGACCCAGACGTTGGAGCTGTTGTATTATCAAGGCCTAATAACCCAAGCGGCAACATTCTTTCCGAAGAAGCCGTACAGCTTATATCCCAAGTGTGCAAGGACTATAACATTCCATTGCTAATTGATTCAGCTTACGCACCGCCTTTTCCTGCTATTAATTTTATTGAAATGGATCCAATCATACATGACAATATCATTCACTGCATGAGTCTTTCTAAAGCCGGATTGCCTGGAGAAAGAATAGGAATTGCTATAGGAAAAAGTGACTTCATAAAAGTAATGGAAGCATTTCAATCAAATATTTTGATTCACTCTTCTAGGTTAGGTCAGCGGATGGTGGTTAACACCTTAAAGAGCGGGAATTTACCCGAAATTTCAGCTAACTATATAAGAACTCATTATAAACAAAAACATGACTATTTAAAAAATCTTTTAACTACACGTATGCCTGATGATATTCCTTGGTATTTGCACAAAGCGGAAGGTTCGTTATTTGGTTGGCTTTGGTTAGAAGGTTTGCCTTTCAGTGATAACGATCTATACAATAAATTAAAAGCAGAAAACTTGATTGTAGTACCAGGCGGATCATTCTTTCACGGCAGCCAATCTTCTTCTCACAACCGGGAGTGCATTCGCATAAGTCTTACTGCTACAGATGAGGAGTTAAAGAAAGGAATTGATATTCTTTCTTCAGTAGTTAAGGAAATATACAATTCAAACTTTATATTTCAAACAGAAAAAATATAA
- a CDS encoding GNAT family N-acetyltransferase — MKISRTFDAGKIAKLNQSVHQLHVELYPQHFQTYDFHQIHEFFKKVMGNDRFIFLLAEDGGQHVGFAWLEIKQYSETVFKKAYKSIYVHQINIAEPYKNKGFGSILMKEIYNIARTKDINTIELDYWNDNTIAESFYEKEGFVTYRKMAYKEKEL; from the coding sequence TTGAAGATTAGCCGTACTTTCGATGCTGGTAAAATTGCCAAGCTTAATCAGTCTGTTCATCAACTGCATGTAGAATTATATCCGCAGCACTTTCAAACATATGATTTTCATCAGATACATGAATTTTTTAAGAAAGTGATGGGAAACGATAGATTTATCTTTCTTTTAGCAGAAGACGGAGGACAGCATGTAGGATTCGCTTGGTTAGAAATAAAGCAGTATTCAGAGACAGTGTTTAAAAAAGCTTACAAGTCAATTTACGTTCATCAAATAAATATCGCAGAACCCTATAAAAACAAAGGGTTTGGTTCGATTTTGATGAAAGAAATTTATAACATTGCTCGTACAAAAGACATAAATACAATTGAGTTAGATTATTGGAATGATAATACGATTGCCGAGAGCTTTTACGAAAAAGAAGGCTTTGTTACGTATAGAAAAATGGCTTATAAAGAAAAAGAACTTTAA
- a CDS encoding MBL fold metallo-hydrolase — protein MRISAGVEMLQLTARAFDQDIILNPTLVWNNDEAILIDTGMPGQTDQLKEALGELNISIEQLKVILLTHQDLDHIGCTTDIRKKSNENIIVYAHEFDKPYIEGKLPLIKTNASRMSNEELAAIPDEIKYLYKNPPKVDVDIVLKGSQMLPYCEGIEVIFTPGHTPGHVSFYLRKSKTLVAGDALVLANGRLMGPVKQTTLNMDQAVQSLEKFLHYDIEHVICYHGGYFQGCPKEAILRIKEHIAQGES, from the coding sequence ATGAGAATTTCTGCAGGTGTTGAAATGCTACAGTTGACTGCCAGAGCTTTTGACCAAGATATAATATTAAATCCTACGTTAGTTTGGAATAACGATGAAGCTATTCTAATTGATACAGGAATGCCTGGGCAAACCGATCAACTGAAAGAGGCCTTGGGTGAATTGAATATATCTATTGAACAGCTAAAAGTAATTCTTCTAACACACCAAGATCTAGATCATATAGGATGTACTACTGATATACGAAAAAAATCAAATGAAAATATCATAGTATATGCTCATGAATTTGATAAGCCGTATATTGAAGGGAAACTTCCGCTTATTAAAACGAATGCGAGTCGAATGAGTAACGAAGAACTAGCAGCTATACCTGATGAAATAAAATATTTGTATAAAAATCCTCCAAAAGTTGACGTAGATATAGTATTAAAAGGGAGTCAAATGCTCCCATACTGTGAAGGCATTGAAGTGATTTTTACCCCTGGACACACACCTGGGCATGTAAGTTTTTATTTAAGAAAATCAAAAACACTGGTTGCTGGAGATGCTTTAGTATTGGCAAATGGACGACTAATGGGACCTGTTAAACAAACGACCTTAAATATGGACCAAGCAGTTCAATCACTCGAAAAATTCTTACACTACGACATTGAGCATGTTATTTGTTATCATGGAGGGTATTTTCAAGGCTGTCCGAAAGAAGCGATTTTAAGGATAAAAGAACACATTGCACAGGGAGAAAGTTAA